Proteins encoded in a region of the Vicia villosa cultivar HV-30 ecotype Madison, WI linkage group LG5, Vvil1.0, whole genome shotgun sequence genome:
- the LOC131603257 gene encoding uncharacterized protein LOC131603257 isoform X3 gives MMQRHWSGSILGFAMACSNTFGLVTGAFLLGFGLSEIPKNVWRNADWTTRQKVLSHKIAKMAVELDDAHQELSNAIVVARATSNQMSRRDPLRRYMDVIDDMLTQMFREDPSFTPQGGRLGGRDMDYDTDEKSMATLRRHLRGATEEYYRYKSEYMTYVLEALELEDTSKNYERRNTTGWKYMSSFRPVRTGKLGSLFDTLEFFWRCILRIQIEKGLAVILGIMSVAILLAEATLLPSVDLSLFSILIKSVGTQEMLVQAFAFVPLMYMCICTYFSLFKIGRLVFYSLTPRQTSPVNLLMICSMIARYAPPVSYNFLNLIRLGSDKTTIFEQRMGNIDNAVPFFGDKFNKIFPLIMVIYTLLVASNFFDRVFHFLGGWKRFIFKTEAEDLDGFNPSGLIILQKERYWLEQGRKVGEQVVPLARNFNSTVVDPSNNIMEENAVEMNGTSTLTNAGINGRLSKTLKEETRRYSSSRDAISSKYAAVRQQSGLASKWNVEERNLDSAKVSLLDKGNTHDGNTSGTSGFGSTWQTLKKGFTSFKADVSGAKGYLPIRQTQQDRISNVSSSESLDDIFQRLKQPSMDQASYNDRSSR, from the exons ATGATGCAGAGACACTG GAGTGGAAGTATTTTGGGATTTGCCATGGCTTGCTCAAATACTTTCGGACTAGTTACTGGTGCATTTCTTCTTGGTTTCGGTTTGAGTGAAATACCGAAGAATGTTTGGAGAAATGCTGACTGGACTACCCGTCAAAAAGTTCTTTCCCACAAAATTGCTAAAATGGCTGTTGAACTTGATGATGCTCATCAAGAACTCTCAAATGCTATTGTT GTTGCTCGAGCCACTTCAAATCAGATGTCTAGGCGTGATCCTCTAAGACGTTACATGGATGTAATTGATGACATGCTAACTCAAATG TTTAGGGAAGATCCATCCTTCACGCCACAAGGTGGACGACTAGGGGGAAGGGATATGGATTATGATACTGATGAGAAGTCAATGGCAACATTAAGACGTCATCTTCGGGGGGCTACTGAGGAGTACTACAGATATAAAAG TGAGTACATGACTTATGTACTAGAAGCCCTAGAATTGGAAGACACGTCTAAGAATTATGAACGCCGCAACACAACTGGATG gaaatatatgtcAAGCTTCAGACCTGTTCGGACTGGCAAGTTAGGGTCTTTATTCGACACTTTAG aatttttctgGCGATGCATTTTgagaatacaaattgaaaaaggGTTGGCCGTTATACTTGGTATCATGTCTGTTGCAATTCTTCTAGCAGAGGCAACTCTTCTACCTAGTGTCGATCTATCACTTTTCTCAATTCTCATAAAGTCTGTTGGAACACAGGAGATGCTTGTGCAG GCTTTTGCTTTTGTTCCACTCATGTACATGTGCATTTGCACATACTTCTCCTTGTTCAAAATTGGAAGGCTGGTGTTTTACTCATTGACACCCAGGCAGACCAGCCCAGTTAACCTGCTTATGATATGCTC TATGATTGCCCGCTATGCTCCCCCAGTATCATACAACTTTCTCAACCTCATTCGCCTAGGGTCTGATAAAACAACTATATTTGAACAG CGAATGGGGAACATTGATAATGCTGTCCCTTTCTTTGGAGATAAATTTAACAAAATCTTTCCACTTATAATGGTTATATACACCCTTTTGGTTGCAAGCAACTTTTTTGACAGGGTATTTCATTTTCTGGGTGGTTGGAAAAGATTTATTTTCAAAACTGAAGCAGAAGATTTGGATGGTTTCAATCCATCAGGGTTAATTATCTTGCAGAAAG AACGGTATTGGCTTGAACAAGGTCGTAAAGTAGGCGAGCAAGTTGTTCCACTTGCGAGGAATTTTAATAGCACTGTCGTTGATCCAAGCAACAACATTATG GAGGAGAATGCTGTTGAAATGAATGGAACTTCCACTTTAACTAATGCCGGTATTAATGGACGTCTGTCCAAAACTTTGAAGGAAGAGACAAGGAGATATAGTTCGAGCAGAGACGCGATCAGCAGCAAGTATGCTGCTGTCAGACAGCAGAGTGGACTAGCATCTAAATGGAATGTAGAAGAGAGAAACTTAGATTCTGCTAAGGTTTCCTTGCTCGATAAAGGCAACACTCATGATGGTAATACATCTGGAACTTCTGGTTTTGGTTCCACATGGCAAACATTAAAAAAAGGCTTTACAAGTTTCAAGGCCGACGTTAGCGGCGCCAAAGGTTATTTACCCATACGTCAAACACAGCAAGATAGGATCTCTAATGTTTCCTCATCTGAATCCCTTGATGATATATTTCAAAGACTGAAACAGCCTTCAATGGACCAAGCCTCTTACAATGACCGATCTTCTAGATGA
- the LOC131603257 gene encoding uncharacterized protein LOC131603257 isoform X2: protein MWVFYLISLPLTMGMVLLTLRYFAGPSVPLYVLFTVGYTWFVSLSIIILVPADIWLTISSLSDNGGISFFWSWSYWSTFLLTWAVVPLIQGFEDAGDFTISERLKTSIHVNSVFYLILGSIGLIGLILLIMMQRHWSGSILGFAMACSNTFGLVTGAFLLGFGLSEIPKNVWRNADWTTRQKVLSHKIAKMAVELDDAHQELSNAIVVARATSNQMSRRDPLRRYMDVIDDMLTQMFREDPSFTPQGGRLGGRDMDYDTDEKSMATLRRHLRGATEEYYRYKSEYMTYVLEALELEDTSKNYERRNTTGWKYMSSFRPVRTGKLGSLFDTLEFFWRCILRIQIEKGLAVILGIMSVAILLAEATLLPSVDLSLFSILIKSVGTQEMLVQAFAFVPLMYMCICTYFSLFKIGRLVFYSLTPRQTSPVNLLMICSMIARYAPPVSYNFLNLIRLGSDKTTIFEQRMGNIDNAVPFFGDKFNKIFPLIMVIYTLLVASNFFDRVFHFLGGWKRFIFKTEAEDLDGFNPSGLIILQKERYWLEQGRKVGEQVVPLARNFNSTVVDPSNNIMEENAVEMNGTSTLTNAGINGRLSKTLKEETRRYSSSRDAISSKYAAVRQQSGLASKWNVEERNLDSAKVSLLDKGNTHDGNTSGTSGFGSTWQTLKKGFTSFKADVSGAKGYLPIRQTQQDRISNVSSSESLDDIFQRLKQPSMDQASYNDRSSR, encoded by the exons ATGTGGGTGTTTTACCTGATTTCTCTTCCCCTCACAATGGGGATGGTGCTATTGACACTCCGCTACTTCGCCGGACCTTCCGTACCTCTCTACGTCCTCTTCACCGTCGGATACACCTGGTTCGTTTCCCTCTCTATCATCATCCTCGTCCCCGCTGACATCTGGCTG ACAATATCTTCCCTTTCGGATAATGGTGGCATTTCTTTCTTTTGGAGCTGGTCGTATTGGAGTACTTTTTTGCTTACTTG GGCTGTCGTGCCCCTTATTCAGGGTTTTGAAGATGCCGGTGACTTCACGATATCAGAAAGATTGAAGACTAGCATACATGTTAACTCGGTCTTTTATCTAATTTTGGGATCCATTGGCCTTATTGGACTTATTCTTCTCATTATGATGCAGAGACACTG GAGTGGAAGTATTTTGGGATTTGCCATGGCTTGCTCAAATACTTTCGGACTAGTTACTGGTGCATTTCTTCTTGGTTTCGGTTTGAGTGAAATACCGAAGAATGTTTGGAGAAATGCTGACTGGACTACCCGTCAAAAAGTTCTTTCCCACAAAATTGCTAAAATGGCTGTTGAACTTGATGATGCTCATCAAGAACTCTCAAATGCTATTGTT GTTGCTCGAGCCACTTCAAATCAGATGTCTAGGCGTGATCCTCTAAGACGTTACATGGATGTAATTGATGACATGCTAACTCAAATG TTTAGGGAAGATCCATCCTTCACGCCACAAGGTGGACGACTAGGGGGAAGGGATATGGATTATGATACTGATGAGAAGTCAATGGCAACATTAAGACGTCATCTTCGGGGGGCTACTGAGGAGTACTACAGATATAAAAG TGAGTACATGACTTATGTACTAGAAGCCCTAGAATTGGAAGACACGTCTAAGAATTATGAACGCCGCAACACAACTGGATG gaaatatatgtcAAGCTTCAGACCTGTTCGGACTGGCAAGTTAGGGTCTTTATTCGACACTTTAG aatttttctgGCGATGCATTTTgagaatacaaattgaaaaaggGTTGGCCGTTATACTTGGTATCATGTCTGTTGCAATTCTTCTAGCAGAGGCAACTCTTCTACCTAGTGTCGATCTATCACTTTTCTCAATTCTCATAAAGTCTGTTGGAACACAGGAGATGCTTGTGCAG GCTTTTGCTTTTGTTCCACTCATGTACATGTGCATTTGCACATACTTCTCCTTGTTCAAAATTGGAAGGCTGGTGTTTTACTCATTGACACCCAGGCAGACCAGCCCAGTTAACCTGCTTATGATATGCTC TATGATTGCCCGCTATGCTCCCCCAGTATCATACAACTTTCTCAACCTCATTCGCCTAGGGTCTGATAAAACAACTATATTTGAACAG CGAATGGGGAACATTGATAATGCTGTCCCTTTCTTTGGAGATAAATTTAACAAAATCTTTCCACTTATAATGGTTATATACACCCTTTTGGTTGCAAGCAACTTTTTTGACAGGGTATTTCATTTTCTGGGTGGTTGGAAAAGATTTATTTTCAAAACTGAAGCAGAAGATTTGGATGGTTTCAATCCATCAGGGTTAATTATCTTGCAGAAAG AACGGTATTGGCTTGAACAAGGTCGTAAAGTAGGCGAGCAAGTTGTTCCACTTGCGAGGAATTTTAATAGCACTGTCGTTGATCCAAGCAACAACATTATG GAGGAGAATGCTGTTGAAATGAATGGAACTTCCACTTTAACTAATGCCGGTATTAATGGACGTCTGTCCAAAACTTTGAAGGAAGAGACAAGGAGATATAGTTCGAGCAGAGACGCGATCAGCAGCAAGTATGCTGCTGTCAGACAGCAGAGTGGACTAGCATCTAAATGGAATGTAGAAGAGAGAAACTTAGATTCTGCTAAGGTTTCCTTGCTCGATAAAGGCAACACTCATGATGGTAATACATCTGGAACTTCTGGTTTTGGTTCCACATGGCAAACATTAAAAAAAGGCTTTACAAGTTTCAAGGCCGACGTTAGCGGCGCCAAAGGTTATTTACCCATACGTCAAACACAGCAAGATAGGATCTCTAATGTTTCCTCATCTGAATCCCTTGATGATATATTTCAAAGACTGAAACAGCCTTCAATGGACCAAGCCTCTTACAATGACCGATCTTCTAGATGA
- the LOC131603257 gene encoding uncharacterized protein LOC131603257 isoform X1, whose product MWVFYLISLPLTMGMVLLTLRYFAGPSVPLYVLFTVGYTWFVSLSIIILVPADIWLTISSLSDNGGISFFWSWSYWSTFLLTCRAVVPLIQGFEDAGDFTISERLKTSIHVNSVFYLILGSIGLIGLILLIMMQRHWSGSILGFAMACSNTFGLVTGAFLLGFGLSEIPKNVWRNADWTTRQKVLSHKIAKMAVELDDAHQELSNAIVVARATSNQMSRRDPLRRYMDVIDDMLTQMFREDPSFTPQGGRLGGRDMDYDTDEKSMATLRRHLRGATEEYYRYKSEYMTYVLEALELEDTSKNYERRNTTGWKYMSSFRPVRTGKLGSLFDTLEFFWRCILRIQIEKGLAVILGIMSVAILLAEATLLPSVDLSLFSILIKSVGTQEMLVQAFAFVPLMYMCICTYFSLFKIGRLVFYSLTPRQTSPVNLLMICSMIARYAPPVSYNFLNLIRLGSDKTTIFEQRMGNIDNAVPFFGDKFNKIFPLIMVIYTLLVASNFFDRVFHFLGGWKRFIFKTEAEDLDGFNPSGLIILQKERYWLEQGRKVGEQVVPLARNFNSTVVDPSNNIMEENAVEMNGTSTLTNAGINGRLSKTLKEETRRYSSSRDAISSKYAAVRQQSGLASKWNVEERNLDSAKVSLLDKGNTHDGNTSGTSGFGSTWQTLKKGFTSFKADVSGAKGYLPIRQTQQDRISNVSSSESLDDIFQRLKQPSMDQASYNDRSSR is encoded by the exons ATGTGGGTGTTTTACCTGATTTCTCTTCCCCTCACAATGGGGATGGTGCTATTGACACTCCGCTACTTCGCCGGACCTTCCGTACCTCTCTACGTCCTCTTCACCGTCGGATACACCTGGTTCGTTTCCCTCTCTATCATCATCCTCGTCCCCGCTGACATCTGGCTG ACAATATCTTCCCTTTCGGATAATGGTGGCATTTCTTTCTTTTGGAGCTGGTCGTATTGGAGTACTTTTTTGCTTACTTG CAGGGCTGTCGTGCCCCTTATTCAGGGTTTTGAAGATGCCGGTGACTTCACGATATCAGAAAGATTGAAGACTAGCATACATGTTAACTCGGTCTTTTATCTAATTTTGGGATCCATTGGCCTTATTGGACTTATTCTTCTCATTATGATGCAGAGACACTG GAGTGGAAGTATTTTGGGATTTGCCATGGCTTGCTCAAATACTTTCGGACTAGTTACTGGTGCATTTCTTCTTGGTTTCGGTTTGAGTGAAATACCGAAGAATGTTTGGAGAAATGCTGACTGGACTACCCGTCAAAAAGTTCTTTCCCACAAAATTGCTAAAATGGCTGTTGAACTTGATGATGCTCATCAAGAACTCTCAAATGCTATTGTT GTTGCTCGAGCCACTTCAAATCAGATGTCTAGGCGTGATCCTCTAAGACGTTACATGGATGTAATTGATGACATGCTAACTCAAATG TTTAGGGAAGATCCATCCTTCACGCCACAAGGTGGACGACTAGGGGGAAGGGATATGGATTATGATACTGATGAGAAGTCAATGGCAACATTAAGACGTCATCTTCGGGGGGCTACTGAGGAGTACTACAGATATAAAAG TGAGTACATGACTTATGTACTAGAAGCCCTAGAATTGGAAGACACGTCTAAGAATTATGAACGCCGCAACACAACTGGATG gaaatatatgtcAAGCTTCAGACCTGTTCGGACTGGCAAGTTAGGGTCTTTATTCGACACTTTAG aatttttctgGCGATGCATTTTgagaatacaaattgaaaaaggGTTGGCCGTTATACTTGGTATCATGTCTGTTGCAATTCTTCTAGCAGAGGCAACTCTTCTACCTAGTGTCGATCTATCACTTTTCTCAATTCTCATAAAGTCTGTTGGAACACAGGAGATGCTTGTGCAG GCTTTTGCTTTTGTTCCACTCATGTACATGTGCATTTGCACATACTTCTCCTTGTTCAAAATTGGAAGGCTGGTGTTTTACTCATTGACACCCAGGCAGACCAGCCCAGTTAACCTGCTTATGATATGCTC TATGATTGCCCGCTATGCTCCCCCAGTATCATACAACTTTCTCAACCTCATTCGCCTAGGGTCTGATAAAACAACTATATTTGAACAG CGAATGGGGAACATTGATAATGCTGTCCCTTTCTTTGGAGATAAATTTAACAAAATCTTTCCACTTATAATGGTTATATACACCCTTTTGGTTGCAAGCAACTTTTTTGACAGGGTATTTCATTTTCTGGGTGGTTGGAAAAGATTTATTTTCAAAACTGAAGCAGAAGATTTGGATGGTTTCAATCCATCAGGGTTAATTATCTTGCAGAAAG AACGGTATTGGCTTGAACAAGGTCGTAAAGTAGGCGAGCAAGTTGTTCCACTTGCGAGGAATTTTAATAGCACTGTCGTTGATCCAAGCAACAACATTATG GAGGAGAATGCTGTTGAAATGAATGGAACTTCCACTTTAACTAATGCCGGTATTAATGGACGTCTGTCCAAAACTTTGAAGGAAGAGACAAGGAGATATAGTTCGAGCAGAGACGCGATCAGCAGCAAGTATGCTGCTGTCAGACAGCAGAGTGGACTAGCATCTAAATGGAATGTAGAAGAGAGAAACTTAGATTCTGCTAAGGTTTCCTTGCTCGATAAAGGCAACACTCATGATGGTAATACATCTGGAACTTCTGGTTTTGGTTCCACATGGCAAACATTAAAAAAAGGCTTTACAAGTTTCAAGGCCGACGTTAGCGGCGCCAAAGGTTATTTACCCATACGTCAAACACAGCAAGATAGGATCTCTAATGTTTCCTCATCTGAATCCCTTGATGATATATTTCAAAGACTGAAACAGCCTTCAATGGACCAAGCCTCTTACAATGACCGATCTTCTAGATGA
- the LOC131603258 gene encoding uncharacterized protein LOC131603258, giving the protein MKLSELEAAGTKCKEHINDKQLPGVCYYCLRDKLSKVNNNTNNNNYKQVHHVLQSPQHFSSSSSKYMSQSQGHSRRIHRRQTSSVMDSFSSNMDSFNYGLKKSNSIAFVSTSQIREGEVYGNIKKRSFWSKLLKLTRKDVKEGLMHSRTMKERKG; this is encoded by the coding sequence ATGAAATTATCAGAGTTAGAAGCGGCAGGAACAAAGTGCAAAGAGCACATAAATGACAAACAACTACCTGGTGTTTGCTATTATTGTTTAAGAGACAAACTTTCAAAGgtaaacaacaacaccaacaacaacaactacaaacAGGTTCATCATGTACTTCAATCTCCACAAcacttttcttcatcttcatcaaagtaTATGTCTCAATCTCAAGGTCATAGCCGCCGCATTCACCGTCGCCAAACATCTAGTGTGATGGATTCTTTTTCCTCCAATATGGATAGCTTCAATTATGGGTTAAAGAAGAGCAACTCGATTGCTTTTGTTTCAACAAGCCAAATCAGAGAAGGGGAAGTTTATGGAAATATTAAGAAAAGAAGCTTTTGGTCCAAGCTACTAAAATTGACAAGGAAGGATGTAAAAGAAGGTTTGATGCATTCAAGAACAATGAAGGAGAGAAAGGGTTGA